The Acidimicrobiia bacterium DNA segment GCCCCCAGCTCGGGATCGCGTTCGTCGACCAGCTCATCCACGGCTGGGACCTGGCCCGAGCGACCGGGCAAGACCCCACCATGCCGAGCGACCTCGCCGACGCGGCCTTCGCGATGGTGGACGGACGTCTCACGGACGACCGGCGCGGCACCAATTTCAAGCCCGCAGTCCCGGTGTCCGACGACGCTCCAGTCCAGGACCGGCTGATCGGATACAGCGGGCGCGAGCCGTGACCCTCGTCGGCGTCCGGCCGAGACTGATCGAGCCCCGCTGAGCACCGGCCCTCAGGCCTCGGGTGGGGTGTTCACCTCGATCTGGCCGTCTCGCTGGCGGAGTTGGAGTCGCGGGAGCGGGGCGATCGGCTCGGGGAACATCTGGTAGAGCACTTCGCCGGTGAGAGAGAAGGCCGCTCGGTGGCATGGGCACTCGAGGCGGTTCTTCGCGGGATTGTGCCGCAGGAGGCAGCCCTGGTGCGTGCACACCCCGGAGACGGCTGAGAGTTGGCGTCCGTCGTTCACGACGAAGCCGACGGTGGACGCGGTCGCGAAGCGGACGACGTCGCCGGTGCCGACCGAGGTTCTCAAGGCGACGGGCTGCCAGGCGCCGTCGGTGGGGACGAGCTTGCGACTCGCGTTGGGTGTCTGGGAGCCACCGGTGTTGAGCACGTCGCGGTCGATGATCACGCCCGCGGCGGCAGCCGCGGCCGCGACGGTGAGCCCTTCAAAGAGGCGCCGTCGGGTGAGGCGGCGGTGGGCTAGTTCGTCGAGTGGCGTTGCCTCGTCGGCGAACTCCTGAGCTAGCTGCTGGTGCAGGTCGGCGACGAACTCGGTGCGGGGAAGGGTGGCGCCAGGCCGCGCGGCGCGAAGCTCGATGGCGGCACGCATCGCCTCGGCGTCCTCGGCATCGGGCTTGAAGCGGCGCGGCCGGCGGTTGCCGAGGAGCGCCTCGATGAAGGCGGCGACGCGTCGCGTGCTCACAATGCCTCCTCAAAGAGCTGTGCGGCATAGCGCAGCGCACGGTGC contains these protein-coding regions:
- a CDS encoding Rieske 2Fe-2S domain-containing protein, with the protein product MSTRRVAAFIEALLGNRRPRRFKPDAEDAEAMRAAIELRAARPGATLPRTEFVADLHQQLAQEFADEATPLDELAHRRLTRRRLFEGLTVAAAAAAAGVIIDRDVLNTGGSQTPNASRKLVPTDGAWQPVALRTSVGTGDVVRFATASTVGFVVNDGRQLSAVSGVCTHQGCLLRHNPAKNRLECPCHRAAFSLTGEVLYQMFPEPIAPLPRLQLRQRDGQIEVNTPPEA